In one Microbulbifer pacificus genomic region, the following are encoded:
- a CDS encoding nitroreductase family protein gives MDALEALHNRVSVGVLTDPAPSCKQRDNIFRAALRAADHGNLRPWRFLVVEGESRSRLGEIYLKASEGSAKTGEPLSDAQRERLLAMPLRAPLILVAITRLQVHPKVPLNEQRMSTAGAVQAMLTAAFAEGVGAYWRTGELAENRQVARALGLTDHEEISGFIYMGTPQKPPRSAPELAVSDFFADWHGE, from the coding sequence ATGGACGCGCTGGAAGCATTACACAACCGCGTATCAGTCGGCGTATTGACGGACCCTGCCCCCAGTTGCAAGCAGCGCGACAACATCTTCCGCGCGGCCCTGCGGGCCGCCGACCATGGCAATTTGCGCCCCTGGCGCTTCCTGGTGGTGGAGGGGGAATCCCGCAGCCGCCTCGGGGAGATCTACCTCAAAGCCAGCGAGGGTAGTGCTAAAACTGGCGAGCCCCTGAGTGATGCGCAACGCGAGCGCCTCCTGGCCATGCCCCTGCGCGCGCCCCTGATCCTCGTCGCCATCACCCGCTTGCAGGTGCACCCTAAAGTCCCCCTCAATGAACAGCGGATGTCCACTGCGGGTGCTGTACAGGCCATGCTGACCGCCGCTTTCGCTGAAGGCGTCGGTGCCTACTGGCGCACCGGTGAGCTGGCTGAGAATCGTCAGGTCGCCCGCGCTCTGGGGCTTACCGACCACGAAGAGATCAGTGGCTTCATCTACATGGGTACCCCCCAGAAACCCCCGCGTTCGGCGCCGGAACTCGCCGTGAGCGACTTCTTCGCGGACTGGCACGGCGAATAA
- a CDS encoding ABC transporter ATP-binding protein, protein MTAALSIKNLEKTYDNGFRALKGISFDVQPGDFFALLGPNGAGKSTTIGILCSLVRKTGGEVSIFGIDIDRDFPAAKQMLGVVPQEFNFSQFEKVFDIVCTQGGFYGMPRALAEERTEKYLRKLGLWDKRTSQARMLSGGMKRRLMIARALIHEPRLLILDEPTAGVDIELRRSMWEFLQEINAQGTTIILTTHYLEEAESLCRNIAIIDKGDIIENTSIKSLIKTLSKEVFILDSREILSAAPDFGDFAGRVLDEHSLEVTVEKGQSLSDLFAHLSAQGVSVTSMRNRANRLEELFVSLLAQNKMQEACGKEVKS, encoded by the coding sequence ATGACCGCTGCGCTCTCCATCAAGAATCTTGAAAAAACCTACGACAACGGCTTCCGGGCATTGAAAGGCATCAGTTTTGATGTGCAGCCGGGGGATTTTTTCGCACTGCTCGGCCCCAATGGTGCCGGCAAGTCCACCACCATCGGTATTCTCTGCTCGCTGGTACGCAAGACCGGCGGCGAGGTGTCAATTTTTGGTATCGACATCGACCGGGATTTTCCTGCCGCCAAACAGATGCTCGGTGTGGTGCCGCAGGAATTCAATTTCAGCCAGTTTGAAAAGGTGTTCGACATCGTCTGCACCCAGGGTGGCTTTTACGGCATGCCGCGGGCACTGGCGGAAGAGCGCACGGAAAAATACCTGCGCAAGCTCGGTCTGTGGGACAAGCGTACTTCTCAGGCGCGCATGCTCTCTGGGGGGATGAAGCGGCGGCTGATGATTGCGCGCGCACTGATTCACGAGCCGCGTCTGTTGATTCTCGATGAGCCCACCGCGGGCGTGGATATCGAGTTGCGTCGTTCCATGTGGGAGTTCCTGCAGGAGATCAACGCCCAGGGGACTACCATCATTCTCACCACTCACTATCTGGAAGAGGCGGAGAGTCTGTGCCGCAATATCGCCATCATCGATAAAGGCGACATTATTGAGAACACCTCGATCAAATCCCTGATCAAGACCCTGAGTAAGGAAGTGTTCATTCTCGACAGCCGCGAAATCCTGAGTGCGGCGCCAGACTTTGGTGACTTCGCCGGACGTGTACTGGATGAGCACAGTCTGGAGGTTACCGTAGAGAAGGGGCAGTCCCTGTCCGATCTGTTTGCCCATCTGAGCGCGCAAGGTGTCTCCGTTACCAGTATGCGTAACCGCGCCAACCGCCTGGAGGAATTGTTTGTTTCCCTGTTGGCACAGAACAAAATGCAGGAAGCATGTGGCAAGGAGGTGAAGTCGTGA
- a CDS encoding DUF1499 domain-containing protein: MFRSGRKRHWSRWLYRTQWTLLAIIALAVAALRLDLIRYQAAFEVFKYAGLAAVAVALVSILVFIWGLVTRHPKARKAALLATALGVIPVAIPLFSVGEHNFGAPPIHDISTDLKDPPAFEAVVSLRNPGDNSPDYPGDAVASQQRDAPLYGDIRPLQLNMTVAEATELADTVAQRLGWRVVAKSPRKGRLEAVARTPILGFTEDVVVRVKKEGQGVKVDIRSASRTRTADLGSNGQRIRVFLKEMKSRAGQR, encoded by the coding sequence ATGTTTCGATCAGGTCGAAAACGCCACTGGAGCCGGTGGCTGTACCGCACACAGTGGACATTGCTCGCCATTATTGCCCTGGCGGTGGCGGCGCTCAGGCTGGATCTGATCCGTTATCAAGCCGCATTCGAGGTGTTCAAATACGCGGGGCTAGCGGCCGTGGCGGTGGCTCTGGTATCGATTCTGGTGTTTATCTGGGGATTGGTGACGCGCCATCCGAAAGCCCGTAAGGCCGCGCTTTTGGCCACAGCTCTGGGGGTAATCCCTGTTGCGATCCCTCTGTTCTCGGTGGGAGAGCACAACTTCGGTGCGCCTCCCATCCATGATATTTCTACCGATCTGAAGGATCCCCCCGCATTCGAGGCTGTTGTCTCCCTGCGCAACCCGGGTGACAACAGCCCGGATTATCCCGGTGATGCGGTGGCCAGCCAGCAGCGCGATGCGCCCCTCTACGGGGACATCCGGCCCCTGCAGCTCAACATGACCGTGGCTGAGGCTACCGAACTGGCGGACACCGTAGCCCAGCGGCTCGGTTGGCGTGTGGTTGCGAAAAGCCCCAGGAAGGGCCGCCTTGAAGCGGTGGCGCGTACGCCGATACTCGGATTTACCGAGGACGTGGTGGTGCGGGTGAAGAAAGAGGGGCAGGGGGTGAAGGTGGATATTCGGTCTGCTTCCCGCACCAGAACCGCTGATCTCGGCAGTAATGGCCAGCGTATCCGTGTTTTTTTGAAGGAGATGAAGAGTCGCGCCGGGCAGCGCTGA
- a CDS encoding class I SAM-dependent methyltransferase, translated as MMNWEPLLQVVHGKLGEKQVDSRRLFHGRGRCYPGFESVCVDSYNPALLVTLFDAYEDEGGLVASLWALAAPFGYTGIAVQRRYERSAPIVWQAGTPVEVPVARRGDLEIPLTFDRQNVGFFLDIEPGRRWLEQQVREKAGQVENLKVLNLFAFTCAFSVVARAAGELGVLNVDLNKGVLRRGEANHRANRLPLKGISFLAKDALRDFRTYDRRGPFQLAVVDPPTFQKGSFDVGENYTRMLELLPACLADEADLLLVVNSPRISETDFRDLIGSANPGYSVIERLPQSPDFPDSDPDAALKMLHVRFRRSS; from the coding sequence ATGATGAATTGGGAACCGTTGTTGCAGGTGGTCCACGGCAAACTGGGAGAGAAACAGGTGGACAGTCGTCGCCTGTTTCACGGTCGTGGACGCTGTTACCCGGGGTTTGAGAGTGTCTGTGTCGACAGCTACAACCCTGCACTATTGGTTACGCTATTTGATGCTTACGAGGATGAAGGCGGGCTGGTGGCATCGCTGTGGGCACTTGCGGCTCCGTTTGGTTATACCGGTATTGCGGTACAGCGCCGCTACGAGCGCAGCGCACCGATCGTATGGCAGGCCGGCACACCGGTGGAGGTGCCTGTCGCCCGTCGTGGCGATCTGGAAATTCCGCTGACATTTGATCGCCAGAATGTGGGTTTCTTTCTCGATATCGAACCGGGGCGCCGCTGGCTGGAGCAGCAGGTTCGGGAGAAGGCTGGGCAAGTCGAGAACCTGAAAGTGCTCAACCTGTTCGCGTTTACCTGCGCATTTTCAGTGGTGGCGCGTGCAGCAGGTGAGCTGGGCGTTCTCAATGTCGATCTCAACAAGGGTGTGCTGAGACGAGGTGAAGCCAATCACCGTGCCAATAGATTGCCGTTGAAGGGCATCAGTTTTCTCGCCAAAGACGCACTACGGGATTTCCGCACTTACGACCGCCGCGGACCATTTCAGCTGGCCGTAGTCGATCCGCCCACATTCCAGAAGGGCAGTTTTGACGTTGGAGAAAACTATACGCGGATGCTGGAATTGTTACCGGCCTGTCTGGCCGATGAGGCAGATTTATTGCTGGTTGTGAACTCGCCGCGCATCAGCGAGACGGATTTCCGTGATCTGATCGGCTCAGCGAATCCAGGGTATTCGGTGATTGAGCGGTTACCGCAGAGTCCGGATTTCCCAGATAGTGATCCGGATGCGGCGTTGAAGATGCTACATGTGAGGTTTCGTCGAAGCTCCTAG
- a CDS encoding ABC transporter permease encodes MWQGGEVVSPQLIWTSFFTIFRREVRRFTRIWPQTLVPPVITMSLYFVIFGSLIGGRIGEMGGYSYMEFVVPGLIMMSVITNSYANVVSSFYSAKFQRNVEELLVSPTPNWVVMAGYVLGGVARGLIVGLIVTVIALIFTSLSVQHIGLTILIVFLTSVLFSLAGFINAIFANSFDDISIIPTFVLTPLTYLGGVFYSIELLSPFWQGLSQLNPILYMVNAFRYGVLGVSDINVGWAFTGVLIFIALLSGWALHLMKHGKRLRH; translated from the coding sequence ATGTGGCAAGGAGGTGAAGTCGTGAGCCCGCAACTGATCTGGACTTCCTTTTTCACCATTTTTCGTCGCGAAGTACGGCGCTTCACCCGTATCTGGCCGCAGACGCTGGTGCCGCCGGTGATCACCATGTCCCTGTATTTCGTTATTTTCGGCTCGCTGATCGGCGGCCGGATCGGCGAGATGGGGGGATACTCCTATATGGAATTCGTGGTGCCGGGGCTGATCATGATGTCGGTGATCACCAACTCCTACGCCAATGTGGTTTCGTCTTTTTACAGTGCCAAGTTCCAGCGCAATGTCGAGGAATTGCTGGTGTCGCCTACACCCAATTGGGTGGTGATGGCTGGCTATGTACTGGGTGGCGTGGCGCGCGGCTTGATCGTGGGCCTGATCGTTACCGTGATTGCGCTGATTTTTACCTCACTGAGTGTGCAGCACATCGGGCTCACGATTCTGATTGTATTCCTGACCTCGGTGCTGTTTTCTCTTGCCGGGTTTATCAACGCGATATTCGCCAATAGTTTCGATGATATTTCCATCATTCCAACATTCGTGCTCACCCCGCTGACCTATCTGGGGGGCGTGTTTTACTCCATCGAACTGCTCTCGCCTTTCTGGCAGGGGCTATCGCAGTTGAATCCAATCCTGTATATGGTCAACGCCTTCCGGTACGGGGTGCTGGGGGTTTCCGATATCAATGTGGGCTGGGCATTCACCGGCGTGCTGATATTTATCGCACTGCTTTCCGGCTGGGCGCTGCACCTGATGAAGCACGGCAAGCGTTTGCGTCATTAA
- a CDS encoding adenylate/guanylate cyclase domain-containing protein: MQNPPEETSGRQTESRYPLYFRALICFAASGTLLNSITWSSVFTQNTLLQLAMAALLLGYIPIAYQIGRRSDPDNSAKIRRWLAFTDALLIGMAMAMSNFSLLPCLLFLTMIQFNALTEGGGRCWFEHNTAMLLGVAIGYLIHRPALVVNADLNISAASLIGVFTYFCCYAFYTHKQIARLKTDNQQLQQEQRTANLASYKLSRYLSKRLWRSVTSGREKEIVTERKLLTVFFSDIKDFSQLSEEMEAETLTRLLNNYLTEMSRIVAHYGGTIDKFIGDAVMVVFGDDQSKGPKSDALRCVAMALAMRKRVREMMQEWYDQGISHPLQIRIGINTGYCTVGVFGTADYQTYTVMGTHVNLAARLESAAEPGEILISHETWAMIKQTVMCRDKGHISVKGFSTPVKVYSVTDLRKNLGGQLSYLEEHAPGFAMHLDLDKIRNYDKEKVLQALQKAQAHLKSKVII; encoded by the coding sequence ATGCAGAATCCGCCAGAAGAAACCAGCGGCCGCCAGACGGAATCCCGGTATCCGCTCTATTTCCGCGCCCTGATCTGTTTTGCAGCGTCGGGCACCCTTCTGAACAGCATCACCTGGTCCTCAGTATTTACCCAGAACACCCTGCTGCAACTGGCGATGGCGGCCCTGTTGCTGGGCTATATCCCCATCGCCTACCAGATTGGGCGACGCAGCGACCCGGACAACAGCGCGAAAATCCGCCGCTGGCTCGCCTTCACCGATGCCCTGCTCATCGGGATGGCGATGGCGATGTCCAACTTCAGCCTGCTGCCCTGTCTGCTGTTTTTGACCATGATCCAGTTCAATGCCCTGACTGAGGGCGGTGGGCGCTGCTGGTTTGAACACAACACGGCAATGCTGCTGGGTGTGGCCATCGGTTACCTGATCCACCGCCCTGCTCTGGTGGTAAACGCAGACCTGAATATCAGTGCCGCCAGCCTGATCGGGGTATTCACCTATTTCTGCTGCTACGCCTTTTATACCCACAAGCAGATCGCGCGCCTGAAAACGGATAACCAGCAGTTGCAGCAGGAACAGCGAACGGCCAACCTCGCCAGCTACAAGTTGTCCCGCTATCTGTCCAAGCGCCTCTGGCGTTCGGTGACCAGCGGACGGGAAAAAGAGATCGTTACCGAGCGCAAACTGCTGACAGTGTTCTTTTCTGACATCAAGGATTTCAGTCAGCTGAGCGAAGAGATGGAGGCGGAAACGCTCACCCGCCTGCTGAACAATTACCTCACCGAGATGTCTCGTATCGTCGCCCATTACGGTGGCACCATTGACAAGTTTATCGGCGACGCGGTGATGGTCGTGTTCGGGGACGACCAGAGCAAGGGCCCCAAGTCCGACGCTCTGCGCTGTGTGGCCATGGCACTGGCGATGCGCAAGCGGGTGCGGGAAATGATGCAGGAGTGGTATGACCAGGGGATTTCCCACCCGCTGCAGATCCGTATCGGCATCAATACCGGCTACTGTACTGTCGGAGTTTTCGGCACCGCGGATTACCAGACCTATACCGTTATGGGAACCCACGTGAACCTGGCGGCACGACTGGAAAGTGCCGCGGAACCCGGCGAGATCCTGATCAGCCACGAGACCTGGGCGATGATCAAGCAGACCGTCATGTGCCGCGACAAGGGGCATATAAGCGTGAAGGGTTTCAGCACCCCGGTGAAGGTCTATTCGGTCACCGACCTCCGCAAAAACCTCGGCGGTCAGCTCAGCTATCTGGAAGAACACGCCCCGGGCTTCGCCATGCATCTGGATCTCGACAAGATCCGAAATTACGACAAAGAAAAGGTGTTGCAGGCTCTGCAGAAGGCACAGGCGCACCTTAAGAGCAAAGTGATCATCTGA
- the msrB gene encoding peptide-methionine (R)-S-oxide reductase MsrB, with protein MSKEKDDNYWRERLTPEEFHVCRQSGTERPFSGEYWATFEDGQYRCRCCGEVLFDSESKFDAGCGWPSFDAEARAGVVEERADHSLGMHRTEIVCANCGCHLGHVFPDGPTATGLRYCVNSLSVKLDPEREKDTD; from the coding sequence ATGTCAAAAGAAAAAGACGATAACTACTGGCGCGAACGCCTGACCCCGGAAGAGTTTCACGTTTGCAGGCAGTCCGGGACCGAGCGGCCATTTTCAGGAGAGTACTGGGCGACGTTTGAGGACGGACAGTACCGCTGCCGCTGCTGTGGCGAGGTGCTGTTTGACTCGGAATCCAAATTTGACGCCGGCTGTGGCTGGCCGAGCTTTGACGCCGAGGCCAGGGCAGGGGTGGTGGAGGAGCGAGCGGACCACAGTCTCGGTATGCACCGCACGGAAATTGTGTGCGCCAATTGCGGCTGTCATTTGGGGCACGTGTTTCCAGATGGTCCGACCGCTACCGGGCTGCGCTATTGTGTTAATTCACTGTCGGTAAAACTCGATCCCGAGAGGGAGAAAGATACTGACTGA
- a CDS encoding pyridoxal phosphate-dependent aminotransferase, giving the protein MKDIHKSEKLHGVCYEIRGPVMEQASRMEEEGHRIMKLNIGNPAPFGFNAPDEILQDVIYNLSQAQGYVESKGLFAARKAIMHECQILGVPGVDIDDIYLGNGVSELISMSTQALLNNGDEMLLPMPNYPLWMAATNLTGAKPVLYRCDEQAGWLPDINDIKSKITPRTRGIVVINPNNPTGAVYPKELLEQIVEVARQHNLVIFADEIYSKILYDDAVFTPMGTLAHDVLCLSFNGLSKSYRLAGFRSGWMVISGAKQRARGFIEGMDILSSMRLCGNVPAMFAVQTALGGYQSIKDLVLPGGRLRKQRDLAWQMLNDIPGVSCVKPQGAIYMFPRIELDRHKIQNDEKFVLDFLRQEKILLVQGSAFHWDAPDHLRIVFLPRVDDLGHAIERLGHFLERYSG; this is encoded by the coding sequence ATGAAGGATATTCACAAGTCGGAAAAACTCCACGGCGTCTGTTACGAAATCCGCGGCCCGGTCATGGAACAGGCGTCACGCATGGAGGAGGAAGGCCACCGGATCATGAAGCTGAACATCGGCAACCCGGCCCCGTTCGGTTTTAACGCGCCAGACGAAATTCTGCAGGACGTAATCTACAACCTGTCCCAGGCGCAAGGCTATGTGGAATCCAAGGGGCTGTTTGCTGCGCGCAAGGCGATCATGCACGAGTGCCAGATTCTCGGGGTACCGGGAGTCGACATCGACGATATCTACCTGGGCAACGGCGTATCCGAGCTTATCTCCATGTCTACCCAGGCGCTGCTGAATAACGGCGACGAAATGCTGCTGCCGATGCCTAACTACCCGTTGTGGATGGCGGCCACCAATCTGACCGGCGCCAAGCCGGTGCTCTACCGCTGCGACGAACAGGCGGGCTGGCTGCCGGATATCAATGACATCAAATCCAAGATCACCCCCCGCACTCGCGGCATTGTGGTGATCAACCCGAACAACCCGACTGGCGCGGTGTACCCGAAGGAATTACTGGAACAGATTGTCGAGGTGGCACGCCAGCATAACCTGGTGATATTTGCCGACGAAATTTACAGCAAGATACTGTACGACGATGCAGTATTTACGCCCATGGGCACCCTCGCTCACGACGTGCTGTGCCTGAGCTTCAACGGCCTTTCCAAGTCTTACCGTCTGGCAGGTTTCCGCTCAGGCTGGATGGTGATCAGCGGGGCCAAGCAGCGCGCACGCGGTTTTATCGAGGGCATGGATATCCTTTCCTCGATGCGTCTGTGCGGCAATGTGCCAGCGATGTTCGCGGTCCAGACCGCGCTTGGCGGTTACCAGAGCATTAAGGATCTGGTACTGCCTGGCGGCCGTCTGCGCAAACAGCGGGATCTGGCGTGGCAGATGCTGAACGATATTCCCGGGGTCAGCTGTGTGAAGCCACAGGGGGCCATCTATATGTTTCCACGCATTGAGCTGGACCGTCACAAGATCCAGAACGATGAAAAGTTCGTGCTCGATTTCCTGCGTCAGGAAAAAATCCTGCTGGTGCAGGGAAGTGCTTTCCACTGGGATGCGCCGGATCACCTGCGCATTGTGTTCCTGCCCCGCGTGGATGACCTTGGCCACGCGATTGAGCGGCTGGGCCATTTCCTCGAACGATACTCAGGTTAA
- the queF gene encoding NADPH-dependent 7-cyano-7-deazaguanine reductase QueF (Catalyzes the NADPH-dependent reduction of 7-cyano-7-deazaguanine (preQ0) to 7-aminomethyl-7-deazaguanine (preQ1) in queuosine biosynthesis) — translation MNREDWQNLPLGQETRYESSYNPNLLHPIPRSVSRAQLGLEGQTLPFTGADEWWGFELSWLNPKGVPQVAVARFRFAASSPAMIESKSFKLYLNSFNQTEFPSWEAVLATLERDLGAAAGSDVAVTLYGVEDPALSVHKPAGFCLDGLDIEARSYQPDAALLKLEEGTDVVEEVLYSHLLRSNCPVTGQPDWATIMIDYRGPALDRAALLAYIISFREHQDFHEHCVERIYCDLQQLTVFEKLTVCARYTRRGGLDINPLRTSIGEIDFPGRFARQ, via the coding sequence ATGAACAGAGAAGACTGGCAAAATCTCCCCCTGGGGCAGGAAACCCGCTACGAATCCAGCTATAACCCCAACCTGCTGCACCCGATTCCGCGTTCGGTTTCCCGTGCGCAGTTGGGGCTGGAAGGGCAGACGTTGCCGTTTACCGGTGCGGACGAATGGTGGGGATTTGAGCTTTCCTGGCTGAATCCGAAAGGCGTGCCGCAGGTAGCCGTTGCCCGCTTCCGCTTCGCTGCTTCGAGCCCGGCGATGATTGAATCCAAGTCTTTCAAACTGTATCTGAATTCGTTCAACCAGACCGAATTCCCATCCTGGGAAGCCGTACTGGCGACGCTCGAGCGGGATCTGGGGGCGGCCGCCGGCAGTGACGTGGCGGTGACTCTGTATGGCGTGGAAGATCCGGCACTTTCAGTACACAAGCCCGCGGGGTTCTGCCTGGATGGGCTGGATATCGAAGCCCGTAGCTACCAGCCCGACGCCGCGCTCCTGAAGTTGGAAGAGGGGACGGATGTCGTCGAAGAGGTGCTCTATAGTCACCTTTTGCGCAGCAACTGCCCGGTAACCGGCCAGCCGGACTGGGCAACGATAATGATCGACTACCGCGGACCTGCCCTGGATCGCGCAGCGTTGCTCGCCTATATCATATCTTTCCGCGAGCATCAGGATTTTCACGAGCACTGCGTGGAGCGTATTTACTGCGACCTGCAGCAGCTGACCGTCTTCGAAAAGCTCACCGTTTGTGCGCGTTATACTCGCCGCGGTGGCCTGGATATCAATCCGTTGCGCACTTCAATCGGTGAAATCGACTTTCCGGGGCGCTTTGCGCGGCAATGA